A genomic segment from Alteribacillus bidgolensis encodes:
- a CDS encoding DUF1850 domain-containing protein — protein MMRSLVSTPFFGAIIGILIVGCIGNISDSDTELIIQSQEDGEVYKKVPVERGDEMVLAWVHSVEKTPWSEHYKVSKDRYLILEETRFQSFGAGVPHQKGDMMVKDGEVIVTDINEEHESLRWIHSRNAEFTLQLNGDVIFDAEELPHHEKIELRIEMR, from the coding sequence ATGATGAGAAGCTTAGTTAGTACACCTTTTTTTGGTGCGATAATAGGGATTTTAATTGTCGGTTGTATAGGTAATATATCGGATTCCGATACAGAATTGATTATTCAAAGTCAAGAAGATGGCGAGGTCTATAAAAAGGTACCTGTAGAACGAGGCGATGAAATGGTATTGGCCTGGGTCCATTCGGTTGAAAAAACTCCCTGGTCGGAACACTATAAAGTATCAAAAGACCGTTATTTGATTTTGGAGGAAACGAGGTTTCAATCCTTTGGGGCGGGTGTTCCACATCAAAAAGGGGATATGATGGTGAAAGATGGGGAAGTCATCGTGACAGATATTAATGAGGAGCATGAATCGTTACGGTGGATTCATTCGAGAAATGCAGAATTTACTCTTCAATTAAATGGGGACGTTATTTTTGATGCTGAGGAATTGCCCCACCATGAAAAGATAGAGCTAAGGATTGAAATGAGGTGA
- a CDS encoding TRAP transporter substrate-binding protein — MKKTKTILSSLLLSTMGFLAACGEESGSQDSSAESTEEGASEESIVLSTANITQADNSLSVVLQNIGDELEERTDGRITAEHHPGGQLGNEEDMMQQLNSGTIDIANITTAQLSNSSPAFGVWLTPFVVETHEQAYELWTSEESMALFDTLENQNVKGLGYSTSGFRYMLSVDPIDSVSDLDGFKLRTTPSPTIMDFWNGLGASPTAMPLTEVYTSLQTNVIDGVDIDTQSLVSENLTEIATNMTPSKHMYWAAGIMMNQDRWDSFSEEDQQLIQEVVDEVTKENAETLIEFEDNLLENGEEEQGVSIVEFDYSEFDPVTEEVREAWMEKSPEIKPILEKADEIKSE; from the coding sequence ATGAAAAAGACAAAAACAATATTGAGTTCTCTTTTGTTAAGTACGATGGGGTTTCTTGCAGCTTGTGGAGAAGAAAGCGGAAGCCAAGACAGTTCTGCTGAATCAACAGAAGAAGGAGCTTCAGAAGAGTCTATTGTTCTTTCTACTGCGAACATTACACAAGCTGACAACTCGTTAAGTGTTGTATTACAAAACATAGGAGATGAATTAGAAGAGCGGACGGATGGAAGAATTACTGCAGAACATCATCCTGGCGGTCAATTAGGAAATGAAGAAGACATGATGCAGCAGTTAAACTCTGGAACAATTGATATTGCTAATATTACAACAGCTCAGTTAAGTAATTCTTCACCTGCTTTTGGAGTATGGTTAACACCATTTGTTGTAGAAACACATGAACAAGCCTATGAATTGTGGACAAGTGAGGAGTCAATGGCACTTTTTGATACATTAGAGAACCAAAACGTCAAAGGGTTGGGATATTCCACTTCTGGATTTCGATACATGTTATCAGTCGATCCCATTGATTCGGTATCGGATCTAGACGGGTTCAAACTTCGGACTACACCAAGCCCAACCATCATGGATTTTTGGAATGGTCTAGGAGCAAGCCCCACAGCGATGCCTCTTACTGAAGTTTATACTTCTCTTCAAACAAACGTGATAGATGGTGTAGATATTGATACGCAATCTCTTGTAAGTGAAAACTTAACAGAAATTGCAACCAACATGACACCTTCTAAGCACATGTACTGGGCTGCAGGAATCATGATGAATCAAGACCGCTGGGACAGTTTTTCGGAAGAAGACCAGCAATTGATACAAGAAGTAGTAGATGAAGTAACCAAAGAAAATGCTGAAACGTTAATAGAATTTGAGGATAACTTATTAGAAAACGGAGAAGAAGAACAAGGCGTTTCAATTGTTGAATTTGACTATTCTGAATTTGACCCAGTAACCGAGGAAGTCCGTGAGGCCTGGATGGAAAAAAGCCCTGAGATTAAGCCAATTTTAGAAAAAGCCGATGAAATAAAATCCGAGTAA
- a CDS encoding TRAP transporter large permease, with protein sequence MIAAIAFFLLLLLGVPIAFVLGLTTLIFVISTGNIAVFESMPSRMYNGLQTFGLVAIPMFILLGEVMNRGGITERLIEFCQTILAHLRGGLAYVNVLANMALASIVGSANAQTAIMSKTMVPSMEKEGYKREFSTALTASSSIIGPLIPPSMPFIVYGVTAGVSIGSLFLAGIVPGIFFGLGFSIAIYFIAKKQNLPTSEKSEWTHILKSTLNVLPALIIPVFILVGITTGAFTATESAAVAVFIAFLVGFFFYKQLKLKDLPKLFFQTVITSSAVTFLLATSNIFGWVLSVQRVPQMVAEVFLGLTENPLIFLLLINILLLIIGMVIDGLAALILLTPILLPIAVQFGVDPIHFGVIMVINLTLGLMTPPVGTVLFIASSTAKVKVETLIRSIAPFLIISFVILLIITYMPWTSLSIPTLFNR encoded by the coding sequence ATGATCGCTGCTATAGCATTTTTCTTATTGCTGCTGTTAGGGGTTCCCATAGCATTTGTATTAGGTTTAACTACATTAATCTTTGTTATTTCTACAGGGAATATTGCCGTTTTTGAGTCCATGCCTTCTCGCATGTACAATGGCTTGCAAACTTTTGGTCTTGTTGCAATCCCGATGTTCATTTTATTAGGAGAAGTCATGAACAGAGGGGGGATAACAGAACGTCTTATCGAGTTCTGCCAAACGATTCTAGCACATTTACGCGGAGGTTTAGCTTACGTCAATGTTTTAGCTAATATGGCTCTAGCTTCTATTGTTGGATCTGCCAATGCTCAAACAGCCATTATGAGTAAAACTATGGTTCCTTCTATGGAGAAGGAAGGCTATAAAAGAGAATTTAGTACGGCTCTAACGGCGTCATCTTCGATCATAGGTCCTTTAATTCCGCCAAGCATGCCATTTATTGTTTATGGTGTAACAGCTGGTGTATCTATTGGAAGCTTGTTTCTAGCGGGAATCGTGCCTGGGATTTTCTTTGGGCTAGGTTTTTCCATTGCTATTTATTTTATAGCAAAAAAACAAAATCTACCAACCTCTGAAAAATCAGAGTGGACACATATATTAAAATCTACATTAAATGTTCTTCCAGCCTTAATTATACCAGTTTTCATATTAGTAGGTATTACCACAGGAGCGTTTACTGCAACAGAATCAGCTGCAGTTGCTGTATTTATTGCTTTCCTTGTCGGTTTTTTCTTTTACAAACAGTTAAAGTTAAAGGATTTGCCAAAACTATTTTTTCAAACGGTCATTACATCTTCAGCTGTAACTTTTCTGTTAGCAACATCTAATATTTTTGGCTGGGTTTTAAGTGTACAGAGAGTTCCACAAATGGTGGCCGAAGTTTTTCTAGGGCTTACGGAAAATCCACTTATTTTCTTATTATTGATTAATATTCTTCTCTTAATCATTGGAATGGTCATAGACGGGCTGGCAGCTTTAATATTACTAACTCCTATTCTGCTCCCAATTGCCGTTCAATTTGGAGTAGATCCGATTCATTTCGGTGTCATTATGGTTATTAACTTAACATTAGGGCTTATGACTCCTCCAGTAGGTACGGTGCTATTTATTGCTTCATCAACTGCAAAAGTTAAGGTAGAAACTTTAATTCGCAGTATAGCTCCATTTTTGATTATATCTTTTGTCATCCTTTTAATCATAACCTATATGCCTTGGACCAGTCTTAGCATTCCAACCTTATTCAATAGATAA
- a CDS encoding TRAP transporter small permease yields MKEDVQKKSIIAAIANGLERVLEWVSIIFIVLLTINMIMAVFFRYILSDSIFWADELSLVLFAWLTFLGGSLAVKRSEMAAVTLFLSRLPDRTYRIFSSLIQILIIIFSVVLGYYSYLWIKSPSVVNMMSSTLPVSMWVIYLIVPISMVCIIVFAMDNIRKIFTTQLNEEGGFPL; encoded by the coding sequence ATGAAAGAGGACGTTCAAAAGAAAAGTATAATTGCAGCAATTGCTAACGGATTGGAACGCGTTCTCGAATGGGTTAGTATTATCTTCATTGTATTGTTAACCATTAACATGATTATGGCTGTCTTCTTTCGTTATATATTAAGTGATTCCATTTTTTGGGCTGATGAATTATCTCTCGTTTTGTTCGCTTGGCTTACTTTTTTAGGTGGGAGTCTTGCTGTAAAACGTTCTGAGATGGCAGCGGTTACTCTTTTTCTGAGCCGCCTGCCTGACAGAACATATAGAATTTTCTCAAGTTTGATTCAAATCCTTATAATTATTTTCTCTGTGGTATTAGGGTATTACTCTTATTTGTGGATCAAAAGTCCTAGTGTAGTAAATATGATGTCTTCTACCCTTCCAGTGAGCATGTGGGTTATTTACTTGATTGTCCCCATCAGCATGGTTTGTATTATTGTATTCGCGATGGACAATATCCGCAAAATATTTACTACCCAGCTCAATGAGGAGGGAGGCTTTCCATTATGA
- a CDS encoding UbiD family decarboxylase domain-containing protein, with protein sequence MLPKVRESEGPFGEFPSYYDPDSDKHVITVDAMTHRSRPIFQTCLAGSDENLLLREAGLLRALRNTAPMVKEVHLTKRRKSFLLSSIDEKEK encoded by the coding sequence ATATTACCAAAAGTTCGTGAATCTGAAGGACCTTTTGGAGAATTTCCAAGTTATTATGACCCCGATAGTGATAAGCACGTCATAACTGTGGATGCAATGACGCACAGAAGCCGTCCCATTTTTCAGACTTGCTTGGCTGGGTCAGACGAGAATCTTTTATTGAGGGAAGCTGGTTTACTTCGTGCTCTTCGCAATACAGCTCCTATGGTAAAAGAGGTTCATCTTACCAAAAGGCGGAAATCGTTTTTACTTAGTAGTATCGATGAAAAAGAGAAATGA
- a CDS encoding TRAP transporter permease, giving the protein MEDKHIVEKQQTENLDTKQRAALEKYDAESRFRIFKNKGVGLFVTGIAIALSIYHLYTSYFGTPVTLVHRSIHVAIVLALIYMLYPPFKHAKRHFMPWYDWLFAIAALSTFIYIYMEYEQIVHRGGLPNQWDLIFGFILVVLVLEAARRVTGWGLPLLAVLFVLYGLFGRELPGIFRHRGYEWQDIVNFMYVTTEGIYGTAIGVSATYIFLFILFGAFLQKSGMGQFFNDMALAIAGQTKGGPAKVSVIASGFLGSINGAAVANVVTTGSFTIPLMKKIGYKKNFAGAVESSASVGGQILPPIMGASAFIMAEMLGIPYSDIALAALLPALLFYIGVIVQIHLRASKEGLKGISKDNLPAVKQVMKERGHLLIPLLFLMYMLFLSGRTIIFSAFLTILVTIVVAMLRKTTRMSGRDILQALENGARTALGVAIACAAVGIIVGVATLTGFGIKLANAIVTLGGESLLLTLMFTMVACIVLGMGLPSIPTYIITATMAAPALVQLGIEPLVSHLFVFYFGIFANITPPVALASFAAAGIAGGRAMQTGFISMKLAIAGFIVPYLFVYNDALLLTNNSFGEGIIVVFTSVLGVLMLGAAAEGYFMTTLHPVLRLLLFGGALMFMNPNIFQDIIGFAIIAIVLFFQWIRAKKEGVASLKAI; this is encoded by the coding sequence ATGGAGGATAAACATATAGTGGAAAAACAACAGACGGAAAATTTAGATACAAAGCAACGAGCAGCGTTAGAAAAATACGATGCAGAATCTAGATTCAGAATATTTAAGAACAAAGGCGTTGGCTTATTTGTAACCGGCATTGCTATTGCCCTGTCCATTTATCATTTATATACGTCTTATTTTGGAACACCGGTTACTCTTGTACACCGTTCCATTCACGTGGCTATCGTATTAGCGCTGATTTACATGCTGTATCCCCCTTTTAAACATGCAAAGCGACACTTTATGCCCTGGTATGACTGGTTATTTGCAATAGCAGCTCTTTCAACCTTTATTTATATATATATGGAATATGAACAAATTGTTCACCGCGGCGGTCTGCCTAACCAATGGGATCTTATCTTTGGTTTTATTTTAGTAGTGTTAGTGTTAGAAGCTGCCAGGCGCGTGACGGGTTGGGGGCTCCCTTTACTAGCTGTTTTATTTGTCCTTTATGGTCTTTTTGGAAGGGAACTTCCCGGTATTTTCAGGCACCGCGGCTATGAATGGCAGGACATTGTGAATTTTATGTATGTAACAACAGAAGGAATATATGGTACAGCCATAGGCGTTTCTGCAACTTATATCTTTTTGTTTATTTTATTTGGAGCGTTTTTGCAGAAATCGGGTATGGGGCAATTTTTTAATGATATGGCCCTTGCCATAGCGGGTCAAACGAAAGGGGGACCGGCCAAAGTATCCGTTATTGCTTCCGGGTTTTTGGGCAGTATAAACGGAGCGGCGGTTGCAAACGTGGTAACGACCGGTTCTTTTACTATTCCACTAATGAAGAAAATAGGGTACAAGAAGAATTTTGCAGGTGCGGTTGAATCTTCTGCCTCTGTCGGCGGACAAATTTTACCTCCTATTATGGGGGCTTCTGCATTTATCATGGCAGAGATGCTTGGTATACCTTACAGCGATATTGCATTAGCTGCTCTGTTACCGGCGCTTTTATTTTATATTGGCGTGATTGTTCAAATCCATTTAAGAGCTTCAAAAGAAGGGCTGAAAGGGATTTCTAAAGACAACTTACCAGCTGTAAAACAAGTTATGAAAGAGCGAGGCCACTTGCTAATTCCGTTGTTGTTTCTTATGTACATGCTTTTTTTAAGCGGGCGTACCATTATTTTTTCAGCGTTTCTAACCATACTGGTTACGATAGTGGTGGCGATGCTTCGAAAAACTACGAGGATGTCTGGCAGAGATATTTTGCAAGCGCTTGAAAATGGTGCTCGTACGGCACTTGGGGTAGCGATTGCTTGTGCGGCAGTCGGTATTATTGTTGGAGTGGCAACTCTTACTGGTTTTGGCATAAAGCTGGCCAATGCCATTGTTACACTGGGGGGAGAAAGCTTGCTTCTGACCTTAATGTTTACGATGGTGGCTTGTATTGTTCTTGGTATGGGTCTTCCGAGCATTCCAACGTATATTATTACAGCAACAATGGCTGCCCCAGCCCTTGTTCAGCTTGGTATTGAACCATTGGTTTCTCACTTATTTGTTTTCTATTTTGGAATTTTTGCAAACATCACTCCACCAGTGGCTTTAGCATCCTTCGCTGCAGCAGGGATAGCAGGCGGTCGGGCGATGCAGACAGGTTTTATATCGATGAAATTGGCTATAGCCGGGTTTATTGTTCCTTACTTGTTCGTATACAATGACGCTCTGTTATTAACCAACAATAGCTTTGGAGAAGGGATTATCGTTGTCTTTACTTCGGTGCTTGGTGTTCTTATGCTTGGTGCAGCCGCGGAAGGTTATTTCATGACCACTTTGCACCCTGTTTTACGTTTGCTATTATTCGGCGGAGCCTTAATGTTTATGAATCCAAATATATTCCAGGATATCATTGGCTTTGCAATCATTGCTATTGTTCTCTTTTTTCAGTGGATAAGAGCAAAGAAAGAAGGAGTAGCTTCTTTAAAAGCAATATAG
- a CDS encoding carbon-nitrogen family hydrolase — MKIATLQLEIRDDETKQERIDRVDSLLDDVNEVDMVVLPEIWATGYFSFDKYKEEAEEINGPFVQHFSEKAKKMNCYIFAGSFVEKEEGRFYNTSIMFNQDGEVIGTYRKMHLFRYGSKEGEILTRGEEPTVIDTAFGKIGLTTCYDLRFPELYRAQVDLGAEIFLVTSAWPHQRLEHWNIFNVARALENQCYLVSCNCAGNTQGVKLGGHSQVVDPFGAVLTRADYNEAILKADIDLSQIDKIRESFPQLKHRVMEKGVYAR, encoded by the coding sequence ATGAAGATTGCGACCTTGCAGCTTGAAATTAGAGATGATGAAACAAAACAAGAAAGAATAGATAGAGTTGATAGCTTACTAGATGATGTAAACGAGGTGGATATGGTTGTGCTGCCAGAAATATGGGCAACTGGCTACTTTTCGTTTGACAAATATAAAGAAGAAGCAGAAGAAATAAACGGCCCCTTTGTGCAGCACTTTTCTGAAAAGGCGAAAAAAATGAATTGTTATATATTTGCTGGGAGCTTCGTGGAAAAAGAGGAAGGCCGTTTTTATAACACGAGTATTATGTTCAATCAGGATGGAGAAGTCATTGGGACATATCGAAAAATGCATTTGTTTCGATATGGTTCAAAAGAAGGGGAAATTTTAACTAGAGGGGAAGAACCAACTGTTATAGACACAGCTTTCGGGAAAATTGGTCTAACAACTTGTTATGATCTTCGCTTCCCAGAGCTTTATAGGGCACAAGTGGACTTGGGGGCAGAGATATTTTTAGTTACCTCAGCTTGGCCTCATCAGAGACTTGAACATTGGAATATTTTTAATGTGGCTAGAGCCCTGGAAAATCAATGTTACCTGGTTTCCTGTAATTGTGCAGGGAATACGCAAGGTGTGAAATTAGGAGGCCATAGTCAAGTTGTAGATCCTTTTGGAGCAGTACTAACAAGGGCAGATTATAATGAAGCCATTCTAAAAGCAGATATTGATTTATCTCAGATAGATAAAATAAGAGAGTCATTTCCACAGTTAAAACACAGAGTGATGGAGAAAGGAGTCTATGCA
- a CDS encoding TAXI family TRAP transporter solute-binding subunit, which translates to MKKLWYLIFLTMLILSACGEKEGQTEGEKDNGNMDASFITIATGGTSGVYYPIGGAISNLLEEEIGSDASVQSTGASVENINLIDTDRTELAIVMADAVSQANEGTGPFEENGAIDLTAIASLYPNFVQVVTTEDKGIESIEDLAGKNVGVGAPNSGVELNARMILEAHGMSYDDINEDFLSYSEAIDQIKNDMIDAAFVTSGLPNATVIDLSTTNNAKIVPIEGEGMEQLQELYPFFSEGTIPAGTYENEEDIPTATIENLLIANKDLSEDAVYEITSTIFENIETIHDSHNAAQNISLDTVEDGLPIPFHPGAKRYYEEQDVLD; encoded by the coding sequence TTGAAGAAATTATGGTACTTAATTTTTTTGACGATGCTGATATTGTCAGCGTGCGGAGAAAAGGAAGGACAGACAGAAGGAGAGAAAGATAACGGAAATATGGACGCTAGTTTTATTACGATTGCTACAGGGGGAACTTCTGGTGTGTATTACCCTATTGGAGGAGCGATTTCAAACCTTCTTGAAGAAGAAATCGGTTCTGATGCATCTGTTCAATCTACAGGCGCCTCTGTAGAGAATATTAACTTAATAGACACCGACCGTACAGAACTTGCCATTGTTATGGCAGATGCTGTATCTCAAGCAAATGAAGGAACAGGGCCGTTTGAAGAGAACGGAGCAATAGATTTAACTGCGATTGCTTCTTTGTATCCAAATTTTGTGCAAGTAGTCACAACAGAGGATAAAGGAATTGAATCCATTGAAGATCTTGCCGGTAAAAATGTAGGCGTTGGTGCTCCTAACTCCGGGGTGGAATTAAACGCACGCATGATATTAGAAGCACATGGTATGTCTTATGACGACATCAATGAAGATTTTCTTTCTTACAGTGAAGCGATCGACCAAATTAAAAACGATATGATAGATGCAGCTTTTGTAACAAGCGGCCTTCCTAATGCCACTGTGATTGATTTGTCTACAACAAACAACGCGAAAATTGTCCCGATTGAAGGTGAAGGGATGGAACAATTGCAAGAGCTGTATCCGTTTTTCTCAGAAGGCACAATTCCAGCAGGAACGTATGAAAATGAAGAAGACATTCCAACGGCCACTATTGAAAACCTTTTAATTGCCAATAAGGATCTTTCTGAAGATGCGGTTTATGAGATAACAAGCACGATCTTTGAAAATATTGAAACGATTCATGATTCCCATAATGCAGCACAAAATATTTCGCTTGATACGGTTGAAGATGGGCTGCCAATCCCTTTTCACCCAGGGGCAAAGCGATATTATGAAGAGCAAGATGTTCTTGATTAA
- a CDS encoding UbiD family decarboxylase domain-containing protein produces the protein MKAKQSTLFFAAFAGHYDVKQVIVVDEEIDIFDSEQVEWCVATHFQAVF, from the coding sequence ATGAAGGCGAAGCAAAGCACGTTATTTTTTGCTGCATTTGCAGGACATTATGATGTGAAACAAGTGATCGTAGTAGATGAAGAGATTGATATATTTGATAGTGAACAAGTAGAATGGTGTGTCGCAACGCATTTTCAAGCAGTTTTTTGA
- a CDS encoding sigma-54-dependent transcriptional regulator, translating to MANILIIDDEPSICASLEFALEDDYEVQSTTNPKEGLRWMKEGDVHLCLLDLKIGNQDGLEVLDEIKKSYPHIVVIMITAYGTIESSVKALQIGAYSYLTKPINMEELTSVVKQAIRYNELNQKVEYLTQELERKYSYEGMIGTSQAMRKVYQMIDKVKEVDTSVLITGESGTGKELVARAIHHLGKRKQEHFVVVNCAAIPESLLESELFGYVKGAFTGADTKKQGMFQLANNGTIFLDEIGDMSLALQAKLLRVLQLKEITPLGSTKIEKVNVRVIAATNRDLGKAVEKGEFREDLYFRLNVIQIKLPPLRQRKEDLPHLIRHFLHIHNKELGTHITGLSKKAEQCLIRYNFPGNVRELANVMEASMVIAEGKSIEMSDLPSYLQEDRTTPVSREDAAAVFVGLTIKEVEKEIIHATLQKNKGHRKQTADMLGISERSLRDKIKQYNFSG from the coding sequence ATGGCCAATATATTGATCATAGATGATGAACCATCCATTTGTGCCTCTCTTGAATTTGCACTAGAAGACGATTATGAAGTGCAAAGTACTACAAATCCGAAGGAAGGACTGCGATGGATGAAAGAGGGGGATGTACATCTTTGTTTGCTTGATTTAAAGATTGGAAATCAGGATGGTCTTGAGGTGTTAGATGAAATAAAGAAAAGCTATCCACATATCGTTGTTATTATGATCACTGCCTATGGCACAATAGAATCGTCTGTTAAAGCATTGCAAATCGGCGCTTACTCTTATTTAACAAAGCCGATTAATATGGAGGAACTTACGTCGGTAGTAAAACAAGCTATTCGTTATAACGAACTTAACCAGAAAGTAGAATATCTTACCCAGGAGTTAGAACGGAAATATAGCTATGAAGGTATGATTGGAACTAGTCAGGCTATGAGAAAAGTTTATCAAATGATTGATAAAGTGAAAGAAGTAGATACAAGTGTGTTAATTACGGGGGAAAGCGGAACGGGAAAGGAGCTGGTAGCAAGAGCGATACACCATTTAGGGAAAAGAAAACAGGAACATTTTGTAGTCGTCAATTGTGCGGCGATCCCGGAGTCTTTACTAGAAAGTGAATTATTTGGTTATGTAAAAGGTGCGTTTACAGGAGCGGATACGAAAAAACAGGGAATGTTCCAGCTCGCTAACAACGGAACAATTTTTCTAGATGAGATTGGCGATATGTCATTAGCCCTTCAAGCAAAGTTACTAAGAGTCCTGCAATTAAAGGAAATAACTCCTCTTGGATCTACGAAAATCGAAAAAGTGAATGTCCGCGTTATTGCAGCAACAAATAGAGATTTAGGTAAAGCGGTAGAAAAAGGAGAATTCAGAGAGGATCTTTATTTTCGGTTAAATGTCATTCAAATAAAGTTACCCCCTCTACGTCAAAGAAAAGAAGATCTGCCTCACTTAATTCGCCATTTTTTACATATCCATAATAAGGAGTTGGGGACACACATAACAGGTTTATCAAAAAAAGCAGAGCAATGTCTGATTCGTTATAATTTCCCGGGAAATGTTCGAGAATTGGCGAATGTAATGGAAGCTTCTATGGTTATTGCGGAAGGAAAATCGATAGAAATGAGTGATTTGCCTTCTTATTTACAGGAAGATAGAACAACCCCTGTTTCTCGTGAAGATGCTGCTGCTGTTTTTGTTGGATTGACTATAAAAGAAGTCGAAAAAGAGATTATTCATGCTACCTTGCAAAAAAATAAAGGTCATAGAAAACAAACAGCTGATATGCTTGGTATAAGTGAGAGGAGCCTAAGAGACAAAATCAAACAGTACAATTTTTCCGGTTGA
- a CDS encoding 4-hydroxyphenylacetate 3-hydroxylase family protein, whose translation MPRTGQQYLESLQDNRNVYIDGERVDNVTTHSAFKGISQTVARMYDVVNDEPELMTYETEDGTRANKIYMIPRSREDLESRRKAITRWTEETYGLVGRSPDHVAGFFAGFASNPDVFARGGEQYKENLLNFYKYARDNDKFLSYVIIPPQIDRSKTASELDNEFLATGVYEEREDGIIIRGSQMLGTSAAVSDYMFVSCITPLKEGDEKYALSFVVPMRAQGLKLYARPGYAMGKPSTFDYPLSTNFDETDALVVFDDVFIPWEHVFVYKNIELTKAQFFETPAHVLGNNQSQTRFVTKVKFAIGLAKKITEMNGTDKIPPVQGRLGDLASLAGTVEGFLLSSEYECYINEQGVAVPNPRFLYGIMGLQSTLYTDVLHIVRELAGGGVLQVPSTYKEFVNPETKDDMQKYIKTSNEDVTSEDKVKLFKLAWDLIGTEFGGRHQQYEMFYAGAPHVAKGHAYRNYGYQETVEMVEKCLSSYSIPELEKQN comes from the coding sequence ATGCCAAGAACTGGTCAACAATATTTAGAATCTTTGCAAGACAATAGGAATGTTTATATTGATGGTGAAAGAGTTGATAATGTTACAACTCATTCAGCTTTCAAAGGGATTAGCCAAACAGTTGCTAGAATGTATGACGTCGTAAATGATGAACCTGAATTGATGACATATGAGACAGAAGACGGCACCCGGGCAAATAAGATTTACATGATTCCACGAAGTCGTGAAGATTTAGAAAGCCGAAGAAAAGCGATCACAAGGTGGACAGAAGAAACATATGGTCTAGTTGGAAGAAGCCCGGACCACGTAGCAGGTTTTTTTGCAGGATTTGCCAGCAACCCTGATGTTTTTGCTCGCGGCGGAGAACAGTATAAAGAAAATCTTCTAAATTTTTATAAATATGCTCGAGATAATGATAAGTTCTTATCTTATGTTATTATTCCACCTCAAATCGATAGAAGTAAAACAGCTTCAGAACTAGACAATGAGTTTCTTGCAACAGGGGTTTATGAAGAAAGAGAAGACGGTATTATTATTCGCGGTTCTCAGATGCTTGGAACAAGTGCAGCCGTTTCAGACTACATGTTTGTAAGCTGCATTACCCCATTGAAAGAAGGAGACGAGAAATATGCACTATCCTTCGTTGTTCCAATGAGAGCTCAGGGTCTTAAGCTTTATGCGCGTCCTGGGTATGCGATGGGAAAACCGAGCACGTTTGATTATCCATTATCTACTAATTTTGATGAAACAGACGCTTTAGTCGTATTTGATGATGTGTTTATTCCTTGGGAGCATGTATTTGTATACAAGAATATCGAACTGACAAAAGCACAATTCTTTGAAACTCCGGCTCACGTTTTAGGGAATAACCAGTCTCAAACACGCTTTGTAACGAAAGTGAAGTTCGCTATTGGGCTAGCCAAGAAAATAACAGAAATGAATGGAACAGATAAAATCCCTCCTGTACAAGGGAGGCTTGGAGACTTGGCATCCCTTGCTGGAACCGTTGAAGGATTTTTACTTTCGTCTGAATATGAATGCTATATCAATGAACAAGGAGTAGCTGTTCCTAATCCAAGATTTTTATATGGAATTATGGGATTGCAGAGTACCTTATATACTGATGTGCTGCATATCGTACGTGAACTTGCTGGCGGTGGCGTTTTACAGGTTCCATCCACATATAAAGAATTTGTTAACCCAGAAACAAAAGATGATATGCAAAAGTATATTAAAACAAGTAACGAAGACGTTACTTCAGAAGATAAAGTGAAGCTTTTCAAATTAGCATGGGACTTAATAGGTACAGAATTTGGCGGTAGACATCAACAATATGAAATGTTTTATGCAGGAGCTCCTCACGTAGCCAAAGGACACGCCTATAGAAATTATGGTTACCAGGAAACAGTAGAGATGGTCGAAAAATGCTTATCCAGTTATAGCATTCCTGAACTAGAAAAACAAAATTAA